The Leptodactylus fuscus isolate aLepFus1 chromosome 3, aLepFus1.hap2, whole genome shotgun sequence genome has a segment encoding these proteins:
- the ANKEF1 gene encoding ankyrin repeat and EF-hand domain-containing protein 1: protein MALETTVAQGRLETLQIYKVLQCVREQDKEQLEKLTKLGVPNLINLTEPNNGDGVLHVVAVANNVDMCNFLLNLGAHPNMQDLKGYTPAMKAIQLGHDLVLEVLLEAQADMTIVNKEGKGVLFYCIFPTKRHLRCFQLVLASGADVNNTSADGIPVLLAACEQARDCKEMCLKLLEKGANPNAFNPKTGRTALMEAAREGALEVVRSILEKGGDVNAIDNQRYHAVHFAAKGGFFEILKVLSAYKGDMAIIAMDGNNALHHAATGGFADCCKFLGQRGCDPTWKNIKTLTPKAIAKEGGFKAAMKELGKAMRLFKKYSKPSAKNPNPPWALTLHDWSFEHQAALRESFATLDKGEGIVSREDFVEVLTEKGAPVTPEQMENIVHLHEKGRGGNISPEEFLKGSKYLQKAFLLSSYGAKKKKGKKGKKGKKGKRTLPMPICTMPSHLISRREDGGPPNFMIEACHNVTDVNRFDFDHPPQNPLTDDTGWYMDDQEKVYTPINFATKAGDFESLKRAFEEGVSVDVKDIFYKTPLISACAYGNMEAVKFLLVKGADVNTSDNFMWTPLHHACHAGQSDIAELLLKHGAKIDAIAFNGSTPLMRAVESGSLDCVQVLMQSGAKVQIVNKKGQNVLDVAKAYADYRLIDLIQAKLDSLPKPKEKKGAKKKGRMEGKAKALSKPQTPAIPEVISTKQEVSKSEVLLPIKEKKSAIVQLNNLIALGETKKVDITFIPKSVWITEPSTSDRIRKREHQRERFTYEVDFEDFKMPFSKNLMEKSLALMNSEASMCI, encoded by the exons ATGGCATTAGAGACAACTGTGGCTCAAGGAAGACTAGAAACTCTGCAGATCTACAAAGTTCTTCAGTGCGTCCGAGAGCAAGACAAAGAACAACTAGAAAAACTTACAAAACTTGGCGTCCCAAACCTTATAAACCTCACGGAGCCCAACAATGGTGACGGTGTTCTACACGTGGTCGCCGTGGCTAATAACGTTGACATGTGCAATTTCTTGCTTAACCTTGGAGCCCACCCTAATAtgcaggacttaaaggggtatacGCCAGCTATGAAGGCTATCCAACTAGGTCATGACTTAGTGCTGGAGGTTCTTCTGGAGGCCCAAGCTGACATGACCATTGTCAATAAAGAAGGAAAAG GGGTACTATTTTACTGCATTTTCCCAACGAAGAGACATTTACGTTGCTTTCAGCTAGTGTTGGCCTCTGGAGCTGATGTCAATAACACATCGGCGGACGGTATACCGGTGCTGCTGGCGGCATGTGAACAGGCTCGagattgtaaagaaatgtgtctaAAATTATTGGAGAAAGGAGCTAATCCCAATGCATTTAATCCG AAAACAGGTCGCACTGCGTTAATGGAAGCGGCTAGAGAAGGAGCCTTGGAAGTGGTCCGCAGTATCTTAGAGAAAGGGGGAGACGTGAATGCTATTGACAACCAGCGATATCACGCCGTTCATTTTGCTGCTAAAGGTGGATTTTTTGAG ATCTTGAAGGTGTTGTCTGCATACAAAGGAGACATGGCAATTATTGCAATGGATGGGAACAATGCCCTTCACCATGCAGCCACTGGTGGTTTCGCGGATTGTTGCAAGTTCCTTGGACAAAGAG gtTGTGATCCCacctggaaaaatataaaaacccTAACACCTAAAGCAATTGCCAAAGAAGGAGGCTTCAAAGCTGCAATGAAGGAGCTAGGAAAAGCAATGCGTCTGTTTAAAAAATACTCCAAGCCAAGCGCAAAAAATCCCAACCCGCCATGGGCCCTTACATTACACGACTGGTCATTCGAGCACCAGGCGGCCCTTCGAGAATCTTTCGCCACGTTGGATAAGGGGGAAGGAATTGTCTCCAGGGAAGATTTTGTTGAAGTTCTTACAGAGAAAGGAGCTCCAGTGACCCCAGAGCAAATGGAGAATATTGTTCATCTTCATGAAAAAGGTAGAGGTGGGAACATCAGTCCGGAGGAGTTTTTGAAAGGGTCAAAGTACCTACAGAAAGCTTTTTTACTATCATCCTAtggagcaaaaaagaaaaaaggaaagaaagggaagaaaggaaaaaaaggaaagCGCACACTACCAATGCCaatatgtacaatgccaagtcACCTCATCTCCCGCAGAGAAGATGGTGGACCACCCAACTTTATGATTGAAGCCTGCCATAACGTTACTGATGTCAACCGATTTGATTTTGATCACCCACCCCAAAACCCACTGACAGATGATACCGGCTGGTATATGGATGACCAGGAAAAAGTGTATACTCCTATAAACTTTGCCACCAAAGCCGGAGACTTTGAGTCCCTGAAGAGGGCCTTTGAAGAGGGCGTATCAGTGGATGTGAAAGACATCTTTTATAAAACACCTTTAATATCTGCATGTGCTTATGGGAATATGGAGGCTGTCAAGTTCCTTCTAGTGAAAGG CGCTGACGTGAACACAAGCGATAATTTCATGTGGACTCCACTTCACCATGCTTGTCATGCTGGCCAGAGTGACATTGCTGAACTGCTGCTAAAACATGGAGCTAAAATAGATGCCATTGCCTTTAATGGATCCACACCACTCATGAGAGCCGTGGAAAGTGGAAGCCTGGATTGTGTTCAAGTATTAATGCAATCCGGAGCAAAGGTGCAGATTGTGAACAAGAAAG GACAAAATGTTCTCGATGTGGCGAAAGCGTATGCCGATTATAGACTCATTGACTTAATTCAAGCCAAACTGGACAGCTTGCCAAAGCCAAAAGAAAAGAAAGGAGCGAAGAAGAAAGGTAGAATGGAAGGCAAAGCAAAAGCATTATCTAAGCCACAGACCCCTGCAATCCCAGAGGTCATATCTACAAAGCAAGAG GTATCAAAATCAGAGGTTCTGCTTCCAATAAAAGAGAAGAAGAGTGCCATTGTCCAATTAAATAATCTCATCGCTTTGGGAGAAACGAAGAAAGTCGACATAACCTTTATACCAAAATCA GTTTGGATTACTGAGCCTTCAACATCAGATCGTATAAGGAAGAGAGAGCACCAGAGGGAACGATTTACATATGAAGTTGACTTTGAAGACTTCAAGATGCCATTTAGCAAGAATTTAATGGAGAAATCATTGGCATTAATGAATAGTGAGGCTTCCATGTGTATTTAA